One Rosa chinensis cultivar Old Blush chromosome 5, RchiOBHm-V2, whole genome shotgun sequence genomic region harbors:
- the LOC112167907 gene encoding putative F-box/LRR-repeat protein 9: protein MVCYFVNHNIKCCPNATATPTSLKPRALHFPPNSRSPNLSSNPKPFNQALLFMSSPSSPKRPCGAPIRNWTELPEDVTAAILSRLGAIDILETAQKVCKTWYSVCKDPLMWRIVDFRDDDLHKVHDLGKMCRYAVDRSDGKLASINLDSFATDELLKYITDSSSEIRCLRLVRCNITSEGLSAVSSRLPLLEELEISHCPLSHETLEVVGASCPLLKSLKLNSRWYSFAHEECNKHALAIAGTMHNLCHLQIFANKLTNDGLQTILDGCPPLESLDLRQCYNLNLEENFEKRLVARIKLLRLPDDSTDDYEFDATVLEYGSDNPEPEVEFFDEMFMVDDADGEVFPWNGFVEFEDFYYFL from the exons ATGGTTTGTTACTTTGTTAACCATAATATTAAATGCTGCCCAAATGCAACTGCAACACCCACATCTCTAAAACCACGAGCTCTCCATTTTCCCCCAAATTCACGAAGCCCAAATCTTTCCTCTAATCCCAAACCTTTCAACCAAGCTCTCCTCTTTATGTCCTCACCTTCATCTCCAAAACGACCATGCGGAGCCCCGATCCGAAACTGGACGGAGCTCCCGGAGGACGTCACGGCGGCGATCCTCTCCCGTCTCGGAGCCATCGACATCCTCGAGACGGCTCAGAAGGTCTGCAAGACGTGGTACAGCGTCTGCAAGGACCCTCTCATGTGGCGCATCGTCGACTTCCGCGACGATGATCTCCACAAAGTTCATGACTTGGGGAAGATGTGCCGCTACGCCGTTGATCGGAGCGATGGGAAATTGGCCAGTATCAATCTCGATTCCTTCGCCACCGATGAGCTCCTCAAGTACATCACTGATAG TTCAAGTGAAATCAGATGTCTACGACTTGTGCGTTGCAACATAACAAGTGAGGGATTGAGTGCAGTGTCTTCAAGACTTCCACTGTTGGAGGAACTTGAAATTTCACATTGCCCGCTCTCACATGAAACTCTAGAAGTGGTTGGGGCCTCTTGTCCTCTTTTGAAATCACTGAAACTCAACAGTCGATGGTACAGTTTCGCCCATGAGGAGTGTAACAAGCATGCACTTGCCATAGCAGGAACAATGCATAATTTATGCCACCTCCAGATTTTTGCGAATAAGCTGACTAATGATGGCTTGCAGACTATACTTGATGGTTGTCCTCCACTTGAGTCGCTTGATCTGCGCCAGTGTTACAATCTTAATCTGGAggaaaattttgagaaaagaTTGGTGGCACGAATTAAACTTTTACGGCTTCCGGATGATTCAACTGATGACTATGAGTTTGATGCTACGGTTCTCGAGTACGGATCAGATAATCCAGAGCCTGAAGTCGAATTTTTTGACGAAATGTTCATGGTAGATGATGCAGATGGTGAAGTCTTCCCCTGGAATGGTTTCGTTGAGTTTGAGGATTTCTATTACTTTTTATGA
- the LOC112203108 gene encoding putative F-box/LRR-repeat protein 9, protein MAESSNKTWRHRRNVTRPRKAKKQTLPAISESESLRGGRNWIDLPDDVTASILSQLSMFDILERAQKVCLTWRRICKDPMTWRAIHMEFHIHLRQQKIEGNFTSGKRNKHLRKFHNFNVHKMCHHAIDLSCGNLVDISIRNCGTDELLEHMTDSSRGIRRLSIVFSAYITMKGLSKVASKLPMLEDLAISYTPRISKSFGVLHSCEYLEVIGRSCPLLKSLKLNMHPGGMFNSIDNDDAFAIARTMHGLKNLQLFGNWMNHQGLHAILVGCPHLESLDLRQCTHLYLNSKGWGWRAIREGCSSHLQDLTTRRFEQITKLWLPDDSVHDYEHLAIDKIENRQYEEYNKDIMI, encoded by the exons ATGGCCGAGTCCTCAAACAAAACCTGGCGACACCGGCGGAACGTGACTAGGcccagaaaagcaaagaaacaaaCCCTACCGGCGATATCAGAGTCAGAATCACTGCGAGGAGGCCGGAACTGGATTGACCTTCCGGACGACGTCACCGCTTCGATTCTGTCACAGCTGTCAATGTTCGACATCCTGGAGAGGGCTCAGAAGGTGTGCCTGACGTGGCGCAGAATCTGTAAGGACCCTATGACTTGGCGCGCCATCCACATGGAGTTCCATATTCATCTGCGCCAACAAAAAATTGAAGGAAATTTCACTTCCGGCAAAAGAAACAAGCATCTGcgcaaattccacaacttcaATGTGCATAAGATGTGCCACCACGCCATTGATCTTAGCTGTGGCAATCTCGTAGATATCAGTATCCGGAACTGTGGCACAGATGAGCTCCTTGAGCATATGACTGATAg TTCGAGGGGAATCAGACGCCTCAGTATTGTGTTTTCAGCTTACATAACAATGAAGGGACTGAGTAAAGTGGCTTCGAAGCTTCCGATGTTGGAGGATCTTGCAATCTCATACACCCCACGGATTAGTAAAAGTTTCGGAGTCTTACACAGTTGTGAATATCTTGAAGTGATTGGCCGTTCTTGCCCTCTTTTGAAATCTTTGAAATTGAACATGCACCCCGGGGGTATGTTCAACAGCATAGACAATGACGATGCATTTGCGATAGCCAGAACAATGCATGGGTTAAAGAACCTCCAGCTTTTTGGAAATTGGATGAATCATCAGGGATTGCACGCCATTCTTGTAGGTTGTCCGCATCTTGAGTCACTTGATCTCCGTCAATGTACACATCTTTATCTGAATAGTAAGGGATGGGGATGGCGCGCCATTCGTGAAGGTTGTTCATCACATCTTCAAGATTTGACAACAAGACGTTTTGAACAAATTACAAAACTGTGGCTTCCTGACGATTCTGTACATGACTATGAGCATCTTGCCATTGATAAAATTGAAAACAGACAATACGAAGAGTATAATAAAGATATAATGATCTAG
- the LOC112201397 gene encoding putative F-box/LRR-repeat protein 23, with amino-acid sequence MVRSSTKRNRLNSTELPNRTRRNWSELPEELTFQVLSRLGAIDVLTSAQKVCTQWRRMCKHPMVWRTIDMANDHFFHEVHYDLDKMCRHAVDRSFGRVEDINVEYFGTDELLKYITDSSSGIKRLSLAHCPRITDKGLTEVAPKLPLLEDLVITSCKNISHEPLKVIGSSCPLLKSFKLDTWFKLPEDEVYDDTVFNIEEGEDTDVEVEANAEVNANAVAEVVMDREMDADALAIAGSMHGLHHLQLFRNELTNDGLSEILDHCPRLESLDLRYCYNLNLKGDLGIKCAERIKRLQLPDNSTDIPETDLLKKDTVWFTYRSADDVEGRVADVIIGKTIDFTDDYEW; translated from the exons ATGGTCAGATCCTCAACAAAGCGAAACCGCCTAAACTCGACGGAGCTCCCCAATCGAACCCGGCGAAACTGGTCGGAGCTCCCCGAGGAACTCACCTTTCAGGTCCTGTCTCGGCTCGGAGCCATCGATGTTCTGACCAGCGCTCAGAAGGTGTGCACGCAATGGCGGCGAATGTGTAAGCACCCGATGGTCTGGCGCACCATCGACATGGCCAACGATCACTTTTTCCACGAAGTTCACTACGATTTGGACAAGATGTGCCGCCACGCCGTTGATCGGAGCTTCGGTAGAGTGGAGGATATCAATGTGGAGTACTTCGGCACCGACGAATTGCTCAAGTACATCACTGATAG TTCAAGTGGAATCAAACGCCTCAGCTTGGCACATTGCCCTAGAATAACTGATAAAGGATTGACTGAAGTGGCTCCGAAACTTCCATTGTTGGAGGACCTTGTCATTACGTCCTGCAAAAATATTTCACATGAACCTCTGAAAGTGATTGGTAGCAGTTGCCCTCTTTTAAAATCATTCAAATTGGACACGTGGTTTAAACTACCAGAAGATGAGGTTTATGATGATACAGTTTTCAATATTGAGGAAGGTGAAGACACGGATGTGGAGGTGGAGGCGAATGCAGAGGTAAATGCCAATGCGGTTGCGGAAGTCGTTATGGATAGGGAGATGGATGCAGATGCGCTTGCTATAGCAGGGTCGATGCATGGTTTACACCATCTTCAGCTTTTTCGGAATGAGCTGACTAATGATGGCTTAAGTGAAATTCTTGATCATTGTCCTCGTCTCGAGTCACTTGATCTGCGCTATTGTTACAATCTCAATCTGAAAGGAGATTTGGGTATCAAATGTGCTGAACGTATTAAGAGATTGCAGCTCCCCGATAACTCTACTGATATTCCTGAAACTGATCTTTTAAAAAAGGATACAGTTTGGTTCACCTACCGTTCAGCTGATGATGTTGAAGGTCGTGTGGCTGACGTCATTATTGGCAAAACAATTGATTTCACTGATGATTATGAGTGGTGA
- the LOC112201799 gene encoding uncharacterized protein LOC112201799 has protein sequence MVILVDLDLDEIVLDSSLAHGSKAEEPEAAYFHRKREITKTRSKPKPYVPKGFEMLPMYIGMTMDGEKYYGPAVRAGPIVCFRCHKHGDHWANTCPENASALESRVTAAVTSNNTYDAVDRTQTEPVETESDPVERTQAEPVEAEPDPIERTES, from the exons ATGGTGATACTGGTTGATCTCGATCTCGACGAGATAGTCCTCGATAGCAGTTTGGCTCATG GTAGTAAGGCCGAAGAACCAGAGGCTGCTTATTTCCATAGAAAAAGAGAGATTACAAAGACGAGGAGTAAGCCAAAACCTTATGTACCAAAGGGATTCGAAATGCTTCCTATGTACATTGGTATGACGATGGATGGTGAAAAATACTACGGTCCTGCTGTTAGAGCTGGTCCCATTGTTTGTTTTCGTTGTCACAAGCATGGTGACCATTGGGCTAATACGTGCCCAGAAAATGCTTCTGCTTTGGAATCAAGGGTTACAGCTGCTGTCACTAGCAATAATACATATGATGCTGTTGATAGAACACAAACTGAACCGGTCGAGACAGAATCTGATCCTGTTGAGAGAACACAAGCTGAACCGGTCGAGGCAGAACCTGATCCTATCGAGAGAACAGAATCGTGA